From the genome of Candidatus Effluviviaceae Genus V sp.:
CCCCCCCCCCCCCCCCCCCCGGCTCCTTCATCCAGACGCCGGACCGGCATCTGCCCGGTCTGGGGTCTCCCGCCGCGATGTTGACCCTCCAGCGGTCGACCTGTACAATAGCGGGTCCGAACCCAGTACAGTCTCAGCGGCTCCACACGGGACTGAGCAGCCGTCCCGGGGGCGTTTCATTGGTCATCGGCATCGGTGTCGACATCGTTGACCTCGGCGAGTTTCGCGCCCGCCTGACGGACGAGCTCGCCCGGGAGCTCTTCGTTGAGACCGAACGGGCCTACGCCGCGACGCAGGCGAGGCCGTGGGAGGCGCTGGGAGCCCGGTTCGCGGCCAAGGAGGCCGCCATGAAGGCCCTCGGCCATGGGCTTGAGCAGGGTTTGCGCTGGCACGACATCCGCGTGGAGCGTGAGCCCTCCGGGCGCGCCGACGTCGTGCTCGGCGGGCGGGCCCGCCGGCGGGCCGACGAGCTGGGAGTGACGCGTGCGCTCCTGTCGATCTCACACACCCGGGGCGCCGCCGTTGCCGTCGTGCTGCTGGAGATGTGAGAGGTGAGCGCTTCGGAGAAGCTTGGACCTCGAGAGGCGAAAGGGGTGGGCTTGAGCAACATCGGTTCGTACGAGGAACGTGTCGGCGACTTCTCCTGGGACATCGCCAAGGAAGTTCTCGATTGGAAGGACGACGAGCTCCTGAACATCGGAGCCATGTGCTCCGACCGCATCTGTGAGAGAGGCAAGGGAGAGAAGTCGGCGCTCATCTGGGAAGGGCACGCCGGGGAGCCTAGGACCTACACGTTCGAGGACCTGAAGGTCTTCTCGAACGGCTTCGCCAGATACCTGGTCGATCTCGGCATCGAGCCCGGCGACCGCGTCTGCATCTTCATGGACAAGATCCCGGCGCTCTATTTCTCCTTTCTCGGCATTCTCAAGATGGGCGGCATCGCGCAACCGCTCTTCTCAGCGTTCGGCGATGAGTCGCTCGAGGTCAGGCTCCAGAGCGCGGGAACGCGCGTCGTCCTGACGACCCAGAAACACGCCCGGAAGGTCCGCAAGATCCGGGACCGGCTCCCCTCGCTGGAGCACGTCGTGGTCGTCTCGGGCGACCCGGACTCCGTCAAGGAGGGCGAGGTCTTCTTCGACGTCGAGAAGGCGCCGCGCGTCGAGACCTTCGATAGCTACCGCGCCGACCCCGAGACGCCCTCGGTGCTGCACTACACGTCGGGGACGACGGGACAGCCGAAGGGCGCCCTCCATGTGCACAACTCGGTCTGGGGCCAGGCGCTGACGGCGTCCTGGGTCCTCGACCTGACGGACGACGACGTCTACTGGTGCACGGCCGACCCGGGATGGGTGACCGGAACGAGCTACGGCATCATCGGTCCCTGGGCGCTCGGCGTGACGCAGTGCGTGCTCGACGCCGGCTTCACGGCCCAGCGCTGGTACCAGTTCATCCAGGACAAGCGCGTCACGGTCTGGTATTCGGCGCCGACGGCCATCCGCTCGCTCATGCGGAGCGGTACGGGGGTTGCGGAGGAGTTCGACCTCTCGTCGCTCCGGCACCTTGCCTCGGTCGGCGAGCCGCTGAACGCCGAGGCCGTCGTGTGGAGCGACGAGGCGTACGGCCTCACGTTCCACGACACGTTCTGGCAGACCGAGACCGGTTCGATGATGATCGCCAACTACCCGGGCATGGAGATCAAGCCCGGCTCGATGGGCAAGCCGTTCCCCGGCATCGAGGCCGCCGTCCTCGATCTCAGGACCCACGAGCCGCTGTCGGAGGCGGGGAAGGTCGGCCTCATTGCCTTCCGGCCCGGCTGGCCGGCGATGTTCAGGCGCTACTGGGGCAAGCCCGATATCTACAGGAGCAAGTTCGTCGGGGCGTCCGAGGACGCTACGGAGGACGAACTCAGAACGAACACCGATATCTGGTACGTCTCCGGCGACCGGGCGAGCGTCGACCCCGACGGCTACTTCTGGTTCGTCGGGCGCGACGACGACGTGATCAACACCGGCGGCCATCTGGTCGGTCCATTCGAGATAGAGTCGGCCCTCATAGAGCACGACGCCGTGGCTGAGGCCGCCGCCGTGGGAAAACCCGACGAGGTCAACATGGAGGTCGTCAAGGCGTTTGTGACGCTCAACCCGGGTATCGACGCGTCCGGCGATCTCGAACTGTCCATCATGAACTTCGTGAGGAAGCGTCTCTCGCCGCTGGCAATGCCTCAGGAGATCGAGTTCGTCGAGAAGCTCCCGAAGACCCGTTCAGGCAAGATCCTCAGGCGCTACCTGAGGGCCATCGAGTGGGGCGAGGACGTCGGCGATCTGTCGACCCTCGAGGACGACGAGCCAGCGAAGTAGAGACGAGAAACGGGAGACGGCCGGGTCGGACAGCGGCCCGATCGCCCCGTCAGAAGCGCGCTCGCAAGAGAGGAAAGGAACCGACGCATGGACGACATCAAGGACGTGGTGCTCGAGTACATCGTGGACGAGTACGTGGATGAGGACGAGGACGTCGACGTGACATCGGAGACGCCGCTCATCTCATCGGGAATCGTCGACAGCTTCTCGATGGTCTCACTCAAGGTCTTCCTCGAGAAGAAGTACGACATCTCGTTGCCCGACGAGGAGGCGACGCCTCAGACGTTCGACACCGTCGATTCGATCGCGGAGCTCGTGAGGAAGCACATGCAGTAGACCGAACCGGGAGGTAGACGCTCCATGGCGTTTTCCGATGAGACAAGGAAGGCGTTCTCCGGGGAGATCGAGGCGATCAGGGAGAAGGGGCTCTTCAAGGAGAAGCGCTTCATCTGCTCCGCCCAGGACGCCGAGATCCGCGTCGAGTACCCTGAGGGCGCCGATCAAGAGCAGGTGCTGAACTTCTGCGCGAACAACTACCTGGGACTCTCCAACCATCCCATCGTCATCGAGGCGGCCCACAGGATCCTCGACGAGCGCGGCTTCGGAATGAGCTCAGTCCGCTTCATCTGTGGGACCCAGGACATCCACCGCGAGCTCCAGGACAAGGTCAGCGCGTTCCTCGGCATGGAGGACACGCTGCTCTTCCCGTCCTGTATGGACGCCAACGCCGGCGTCTTCGAGGCGATCCTCGACAAGGAGGACGTCATCATCGCGGACCGTCTGATCCACGCCTCGTTGGTCGACGGCATCCGTCTGTGCTCCGCGGAGTACGACACGTTCAAGCACATGAACATGAAGCATCTCAGGAAGAAGCTGGAGCTTCACAAGGACAAGCGTCACATGCTGGTCGTCACGGACGGCGTTTTCTCGATGGACGGCGACCTCGCTCCGCTCGACGAGATGTGCGACCTCTGCGACGAGTTCGGGGCGATGCTCCTGGTCGACGACTCGCACGCGTCCGGCTTCATCGGGAAGAGGGGCAGGGGGACGCACGAGCATTTCGACGTGATGGACAGGGTCGACATCATCACGACGACGTTCGGCAAGGCGCTCGGCGGAGCGTCGGGTGGCTGCGTGTCCGGCCGACGCGAGCTCGTCGAGCTCTGTCGCCAGAACGCCCGCCCCTACCTGTTCTCGAACTCGCTCGCGCCGCCCATCGTCGGCGCGACCATCAAGGTCCTCGACTTCATCTCGGAGTCGACGGAGCGGCGAGATAAGCTGGAGGCGAACACGAAGCAGTTCCGGGAGGGCATGGAGAAGGCGGGTCTCAACATCCGACCGGGCGTCACGCCGATCGTCCCGGTCATGCTCTACAATGCAAAGCTCGCCAACGACATGGCGCGCGACATGTACGCCGAGGGGATCTACGTCATCGGTTTCTTCTTCCCCGTCGTCCCGGCGGGCCAGGCCCGCATCCGCGTGCAGCTCTCGGCCGCGCACGAGCCCGAGCACATCGACAAGTGTATCGAGGCCTTCGCGAAGGTCGGGGAGAAGTACGGCATCATCGGTCTGGACAAGAAGGGCATCATCGACAAGTACGGGATGTAGCGACCAAACGACCCACAACGATGAGCGGCCGCTCCCATCCGGGAGCGGCCGCTTTGCGTTCCGTGCGTCGCTCGCGCTAGAGGCTGTACAGCGCCCCGGCCCTGTGGCGGGCGCGGAGCTTCGAGAGCATGTCCTTGGTCATCGACTCCAGGTCGTAGCTCGGCTCCCAGCCCCACTCGGAGCGCGCGGCGGAGTC
Proteins encoded in this window:
- the acpS gene encoding holo-[acyl-carrier-protein] synthase, producing MLTLQRSTCTIAGPNPVQSQRLHTGLSSRPGGVSLVIGIGVDIVDLGEFRARLTDELARELFVETERAYAATQARPWEALGARFAAKEAAMKALGHGLEQGLRWHDIRVEREPSGRADVVLGGRARRRADELGVTRALLSISHTRGAAVAVVLLEM
- the acsA gene encoding acetate--CoA ligase encodes the protein MGLSNIGSYEERVGDFSWDIAKEVLDWKDDELLNIGAMCSDRICERGKGEKSALIWEGHAGEPRTYTFEDLKVFSNGFARYLVDLGIEPGDRVCIFMDKIPALYFSFLGILKMGGIAQPLFSAFGDESLEVRLQSAGTRVVLTTQKHARKVRKIRDRLPSLEHVVVVSGDPDSVKEGEVFFDVEKAPRVETFDSYRADPETPSVLHYTSGTTGQPKGALHVHNSVWGQALTASWVLDLTDDDVYWCTADPGWVTGTSYGIIGPWALGVTQCVLDAGFTAQRWYQFIQDKRVTVWYSAPTAIRSLMRSGTGVAEEFDLSSLRHLASVGEPLNAEAVVWSDEAYGLTFHDTFWQTETGSMMIANYPGMEIKPGSMGKPFPGIEAAVLDLRTHEPLSEAGKVGLIAFRPGWPAMFRRYWGKPDIYRSKFVGASEDATEDELRTNTDIWYVSGDRASVDPDGYFWFVGRDDDVINTGGHLVGPFEIESALIEHDAVAEAAAVGKPDEVNMEVVKAFVTLNPGIDASGDLELSIMNFVRKRLSPLAMPQEIEFVEKLPKTRSGKILRRYLRAIEWGEDVGDLSTLEDDEPAK
- a CDS encoding acyl carrier protein, producing the protein MDDIKDVVLEYIVDEYVDEDEDVDVTSETPLISSGIVDSFSMVSLKVFLEKKYDISLPDEEATPQTFDTVDSIAELVRKHMQ
- the kbl gene encoding glycine C-acetyltransferase; the encoded protein is MAFSDETRKAFSGEIEAIREKGLFKEKRFICSAQDAEIRVEYPEGADQEQVLNFCANNYLGLSNHPIVIEAAHRILDERGFGMSSVRFICGTQDIHRELQDKVSAFLGMEDTLLFPSCMDANAGVFEAILDKEDVIIADRLIHASLVDGIRLCSAEYDTFKHMNMKHLRKKLELHKDKRHMLVVTDGVFSMDGDLAPLDEMCDLCDEFGAMLLVDDSHASGFIGKRGRGTHEHFDVMDRVDIITTTFGKALGGASGGCVSGRRELVELCRQNARPYLFSNSLAPPIVGATIKVLDFISESTERRDKLEANTKQFREGMEKAGLNIRPGVTPIVPVMLYNAKLANDMARDMYAEGIYVIGFFFPVVPAGQARIRVQLSAAHEPEHIDKCIEAFAKVGEKYGIIGLDKKGIIDKYGM